In a genomic window of Candidatus Krumholzibacteriia bacterium:
- a CDS encoding carbamoyltransferase C-terminal domain-containing protein: protein MNILGVHDGKDAGVALVADGRVLFAANEERYSRQKMHFGFPHQSLQRLFAYTGFTPKDIDHVTVGFEAMVEKSGEAYDFEAEPRLHQKVYSVLTRTLGEVMNSKVATYGALQVLKLLSQNKAQLRQNLDAAGISAPAHFFNHHLTHAASAYYTCGRDEALIVTSDGGGDAISGGVYVARGGRMENKSTFSKLNSAGIFWEIITQLCGFNPERHGGKITGLAAYADGEQAYPILRRLYGTKARTGGMENLRKLAFRDAFADARSQVGNLSIEEVSSGAQRILEEAFVETVRSAYERFRIPHVVLAGGTFANVRLNQKILEVPGIESVYIHPHMGDGGMAVGSALLLAGQRGETRPHWLTDVYWGDDWSEASMRAALQQSSGVRWRRLEEPAEAIATAMAQKQVVGVFHGRMEYGPRALGHRSILAEPTDTTMMDWLNKRLCRTEFMPFAPIIVEEEAPHYFQNFAASVYPSRFMTICVQCTPLCREKAPGVVHRDGTARPQSVRSDTDPYTYRALRAYQRQTGLPLAINTSFNKHEEPIVGSPADAISELKRNAVDVLFLENYEVVVA from the coding sequence GTGAACATCCTCGGTGTCCATGACGGCAAGGATGCTGGCGTCGCGCTGGTGGCCGATGGACGCGTGCTGTTCGCGGCCAATGAAGAGCGCTATTCGCGCCAGAAAATGCACTTCGGGTTCCCCCATCAATCGTTGCAGCGATTGTTCGCCTACACGGGCTTCACCCCCAAGGACATCGACCACGTGACGGTCGGCTTCGAGGCCATGGTGGAGAAATCCGGCGAGGCCTACGACTTCGAGGCGGAGCCCCGTTTGCACCAGAAGGTCTACTCCGTCCTGACGCGCACGTTGGGCGAGGTCATGAACAGCAAGGTCGCCACCTACGGCGCCCTGCAGGTGCTCAAGCTCCTCAGCCAGAACAAGGCGCAGCTGCGCCAGAACCTCGACGCCGCCGGGATCAGCGCGCCGGCGCACTTCTTCAACCACCACCTGACCCATGCCGCCTCGGCCTACTACACCTGCGGGCGGGACGAGGCGCTGATCGTGACCTCCGACGGGGGTGGCGACGCCATCTCGGGAGGCGTCTATGTGGCGCGCGGCGGTCGCATGGAGAACAAGAGCACCTTCTCCAAGCTGAACTCGGCCGGGATCTTCTGGGAGATCATCACCCAGCTGTGCGGCTTCAACCCGGAACGGCACGGCGGCAAGATCACCGGTCTTGCCGCCTATGCCGACGGCGAGCAGGCCTACCCCATCCTCCGGCGCCTGTACGGCACCAAGGCTCGGACCGGCGGCATGGAGAACCTGCGCAAGCTCGCCTTCCGCGACGCCTTCGCCGACGCCCGCTCCCAGGTCGGCAACCTCAGCATCGAGGAAGTGTCGAGCGGGGCGCAACGCATCCTCGAAGAGGCCTTCGTCGAGACCGTCCGCAGCGCCTATGAGCGCTTTCGCATTCCGCACGTGGTGTTGGCCGGCGGTACCTTCGCCAATGTGCGGCTCAACCAGAAAATACTCGAGGTGCCTGGGATCGAGAGCGTCTACATCCATCCGCACATGGGGGATGGCGGGATGGCGGTGGGGAGCGCCCTGCTGCTCGCGGGCCAGCGCGGCGAGACCCGCCCGCACTGGCTCACCGATGTGTACTGGGGCGACGACTGGAGCGAAGCGTCGATGCGCGCGGCGCTGCAGCAAAGCAGCGGCGTCCGCTGGCGGCGGCTCGAGGAGCCGGCGGAGGCGATCGCCACCGCGATGGCGCAGAAGCAGGTCGTGGGCGTGTTCCATGGGCGCATGGAGTACGGCCCGCGGGCTCTGGGGCACCGGAGCATCCTCGCCGAGCCGACCGACACCACGATGATGGACTGGTTGAACAAGCGCCTCTGCCGCACCGAGTTCATGCCCTTCGCGCCGATCATCGTCGAGGAAGAGGCGCCGCACTACTTCCAGAACTTCGCGGCCTCGGTGTACCCGTCGCGCTTCATGACCATCTGCGTGCAATGTACGCCGCTCTGCAGGGAGAAGGCCCCCGGCGTGGTGCACCGCGACGGCACGGCGCGGCCGCAGTCGGTGCGCTCCGACACCGACCCGTACACCTATCGCGCCCTGCGTGCCTACCAGCGGCAGACCGGCTTGCCCCTCGCCATCAACACGAGCTTCAACAAGCACGAAGAACCGATCGTGGGCAGCCCCGCCGACGCCATCAGCGAACTCAAGCGCAACGCCGTCGACGTGCTCTTCTTGGAAAACTACGAGGTCGTGGTCGCCTAG
- a CDS encoding thymidine kinase has protein sequence MHSPPDRITGHGWIEVIAGSMFSGKSEELIRRLRRAQIARQKVQVFKPAVDTRYSETEVVSHSEQRMGSQRVRSAQEILQKLEEDTQVVGIDEAQFLDLDLVAVCERLAHTGRRVIVAGLDQDYRGQPFEPVPQLLAVAEYITKTRAICVQCGQPALRSQRLRGGTERVVVGAADTYEPRCRACFELPEEGALFAPPSPGAPRPLRRRPPAAADPGP, from the coding sequence ATGCACTCCCCGCCCGACCGCATCACCGGACACGGCTGGATCGAGGTCATCGCCGGCAGCATGTTCAGCGGCAAGAGCGAAGAGCTCATCCGCCGCCTGCGGCGAGCCCAGATCGCCCGCCAGAAGGTGCAGGTGTTCAAGCCCGCCGTGGACACCCGCTACTCCGAGACCGAGGTCGTGTCCCACAGCGAGCAGCGCATGGGCTCGCAGCGCGTGCGCTCGGCCCAGGAGATCCTGCAGAAGCTCGAGGAGGACACCCAGGTGGTGGGGATCGACGAGGCCCAGTTCCTGGATCTGGATCTGGTGGCGGTGTGCGAGCGTCTGGCGCACACGGGCCGGCGCGTCATCGTGGCCGGTCTCGATCAGGACTACCGGGGACAGCCCTTCGAACCGGTGCCGCAGCTCCTGGCGGTGGCGGAGTACATCACCAAGACGCGAGCCATCTGCGTACAGTGCGGCCAGCCGGCACTGCGCTCGCAACGCCTGCGCGGCGGCACCGAGCGGGTCGTGGTCGGTGCCGCCGACACCTACGAGCCACGCTGTCGCGCCTGCTTCGAACTCCCCGAGGAGGGCGCGCTCTTCGCGCCGCCCTCTCCGGGCGCCCCGCGCCCCCTGCGGCGCCGGCCGCCAGCAGCGGCGGACCCCGGTCCCTGA
- a CDS encoding YggS family pyridoxal phosphate-dependent enzyme — MSLADNLARVRERLEKAAALAGRRATDVHLVAVTKGCGVEMVRALWELGLCDFGESRVQEALPKLAAAPPEVRWHLIGHLQENKINKILPWVHLLQSLDSLPLARALDLRAQRLGRRLPVLLEVKTSVEPSKHGFAPEAIPEAYATVAALPGLEPQGLMTMAPWSGDNDAVRRSFAQARRLFEALPPPAPRLLSMGMSDDLEIAVEEGATMVRVGRALVGA; from the coding sequence GTGAGCCTCGCGGACAACCTCGCCCGCGTCCGAGAGCGCCTCGAGAAGGCGGCGGCGTTGGCCGGCCGCCGGGCGACGGACGTGCACCTGGTAGCAGTCACCAAGGGCTGCGGCGTCGAGATGGTACGAGCCCTGTGGGAACTGGGGCTGTGCGATTTCGGCGAGAGCCGGGTGCAGGAAGCGCTGCCGAAGCTCGCGGCGGCGCCGCCGGAGGTTCGCTGGCATCTGATCGGGCACCTGCAGGAGAACAAGATCAACAAGATCTTGCCCTGGGTGCACCTGCTGCAGTCGCTGGACTCGCTGCCCCTGGCGCGGGCCCTCGACCTGCGGGCGCAGCGGCTGGGGCGGCGGCTGCCAGTCCTGCTGGAAGTGAAGACCTCGGTGGAGCCGAGCAAGCACGGCTTCGCGCCGGAGGCGATTCCCGAGGCCTACGCCACCGTCGCTGCTCTGCCCGGACTGGAGCCGCAAGGTTTGATGACCATGGCGCCGTGGAGCGGCGACAACGACGCGGTGCGCCGCAGCTTCGCGCAAGCGCGCCGCCTCTTCGAGGCGTTGCCGCCGCCGGCGCCGCGGCTCCTGTCCATGGGGATGAGCGACGACTTGGAGATCGCCGTCGAGGAGGGCGCGACCATGGTGCGTG